One region of Eupeodes corollae chromosome 1, idEupCoro1.1, whole genome shotgun sequence genomic DNA includes:
- the LOC129938334 gene encoding uncharacterized protein LOC129938334: MPASNNRGDRDDIRLSEKSIEMDSAKPIVLRRSVSSGHIITPSVAHPTRRSFTTSFMRIPEDREINIVRPTGREDLNVNSVQLQSGTSSSVVMFWSSPVGSLILWWPTLMIALTLSILRRVLQVFMFVPLMIAAPSFWLSALLWIFWKVMRIPISILKWILSSTAEDLIGNNAASVTNRSDKRTVLISCGSTIQTLHMARNLYSSGARVIVFEFEGHFGLARFSTAVHKFYSVPKPTADNPDSYIAALCNIVDKEKPSYYVPVCATSPAYYDALAKPHLELLGCATFLPSLQENVAIDDSLKFFQKCRTSGIPLPAFKVLSSKEDLFLLYESGFIAAFRNIMMAVGMQGLLERFKYVVPNNRRDFKFNHEISEKCQWLIVRDIPGDHYVTCTTVKDSKVIANASCVVEPETKNLIPKYSKGIEIWIKEFFARTRSQRPINGHISFRLVKSQATGEFLPLGARVGVSLPYICYSGTHAKVLCKPCSHNNQTHSLLDDGGLFWTNENHKTSSIDAISRRLLGSILDKREALFAYWDPLPYCAYYHFQLPLASVKTFLQKRQNTPKKIPTAIASPVN; this comes from the coding sequence ATGCCGGCATCCAATAATCGCGGTGATAGAGACGATATTCGGTTAAGTGAAAAATCCATCGAAATGGACAGTGCCAAACCGATAGTCTTGCGCCGATCGGTCAGTTCAGGACATATAATTACTCCTTCGGTGGCCCATCCGACACGGCGCAGCTTCACGACATCCTTCATGAGGATTCCGGAGGATCGTGAAATAAATATAGTGCGTCCAAcgggcagagaagatcttaacGTTAACTCAGTTCAACTTCAAAGTGGAACCTCGTCGTCGGTGGTTATGTTTTGGAGTTCTCCAGTGGGGAGCTTGATTCTGTGGTGGCCCACCCTGATGATCGCTCTGACATTGAGTATCCTGAGGCGCGTTCTGCAAGTGTTTATGTTTGTTCCATTGATGATTGCCGCTCCCAGTTTCTGGCTTTCGGCTTTGCTTTGGATATTCTGGAAGGTAATGCGTATTCCAATTTCAATACTCAAATGGATCCTCAGTTCAACGGCCGAAGATTTAATCGGTAACAATGCAGCATCGGTCACAAATAGAAGCGATAAACGCACAGTGCTTATCAGCTGTGGCAGCACAATACAAACACTTCACATGGCTCGGAACTTGTATTCGTCTGGAGCCAGAGTTATCGTTTTCGAATTCGAGGGACACTTTGGACTGGCTCGATTCTCGACTGCGGTACACAAATTCTACTCCGTTCCCAAGCCAACGGCGGATAACCCGGATAGCTATATTGCCGCTCTATGCAACATTGTCGACAAAGAGAAGCCATCCTATTATGTGCCCGTTTGTGCAACAAGTCCGGCCTATTACGATGCTCTGGCTAAGCCCCATTTGGAATTGCTCGGTTGCGCCACATTCTTGCCGAGTTTACAAGAAAATGTTGCTATAGATGACTCGCTGAAGTTTTTCCAGAAATGCCGAACAAGTGGAATACCTTTGCCCGCTTTCAAGGTCCTATCCTCTAAGGAGGATCTGTTTCTGTTGTACGAGAGCGGCTTTATTGCAGCATTCCGGAATATCATGATGGCGGTGGGAATGCAAGGACTCCTGGAACGTTTCAAATATGTCGTGCCCAATAACAGACGCgacttcaaattcaatcatGAAATCAGTGAAAAGTGTCAGTGGCTGATTGTGCGAGACATTCCCGGAGACCACTATGTCACTTGTACGACTGTTAAGGACTCGAAAGTCATAGCAAACGCCTCGTGTGTCGTCGAGCCCGAAACAAAGAATCTTATTCCAAAGTACAGCAAAGGCATTGAGATTTGGATTAAGGAGTTTTTCGCACGGACAAGAAGTCAGAGACCCATAAATGGACACATAAGCTTTCGGTTGGTCAAGAGCCAGGCTACCGGGGAATTTCTGCCTCTCGGTGCTAGGGTAGGTGTTTCACTGCCATACATTTGCTATAGCGGAACACATGCTAAGGTACTTTGCAAGCCCTGTTCACACAATAACCAAACCCATTCCTTACTCGACGATGGTGGGCTCTTCTGGACAAATGAAAACCATAAAACTTCATCGATTGATGCTATTAGCAGGAGACTGTTGGGTAGTATTCTAGACAAACGCGAAGCGCTTTTCGCTTACTGGGATCCGTTGCCATATTGCGCCTACTATCACTTTCAGTTGCCGCTGGCTTCAGTGAAGACATTTCTGCAAAAACGCCAGAACACACCGAAGAAGATTCCAACGGCCATAGCATCGCCTGTAAAttaa